In a single window of the Streptomyces sp. NBC_00285 genome:
- a CDS encoding response regulator transcription factor has translation MTTPDTSVIRILLADDHALVRRGVRLILDREPDLEVVAEAGDGAEAIDLARTHEIDLAVMDIAMPRMTGLQATRELLALKPGVRVLMLTMHDNEQYFFQALKAGAGGYVLKSVADRDLVAACRAAMRDEPFLYPGAVTALIRNYLDRVRHGEEPPEQILTAREEEVLKLVAEGHSSKEIAEMLFISIKTVHRHRENLLHKLGLRDRLELTRYAIRAGLIEA, from the coding sequence ATGACCACGCCCGACACATCCGTGATCCGTATCCTCCTCGCCGACGACCACGCCCTGGTACGGCGCGGAGTGCGGCTCATCCTCGACCGGGAGCCGGACCTCGAGGTCGTCGCCGAGGCCGGGGACGGCGCGGAGGCCATCGACCTGGCCCGCACCCACGAGATCGACCTGGCGGTGATGGACATCGCCATGCCCCGGATGACCGGACTGCAGGCCACCCGGGAACTTCTCGCGCTGAAACCCGGAGTGCGGGTGCTGATGCTGACGATGCACGACAACGAGCAGTACTTCTTCCAGGCGTTGAAGGCCGGTGCGGGCGGATATGTGCTGAAGTCGGTGGCCGACCGCGACCTGGTGGCGGCGTGCAGGGCCGCCATGCGGGACGAGCCCTTCCTGTATCCGGGTGCGGTCACGGCGCTCATCCGCAACTACCTCGACCGGGTCCGCCACGGTGAGGAGCCGCCCGAGCAGATCCTGACCGCGCGCGAGGAAGAGGTCCTCAAACTCGTGGCCGAGGGCCACTCCTCCAAGGAGATCGCCGAGATGCTCTTCATCAGCATCAAGACCGTCCACCGGCACCGGGAGAACCTGCTGCACAAACTCGGGCTGCGTGACCGGCTGGAACTCACCCGATACGCGATCCGCGCCGGCCTGATCGAAGCCTGA
- a CDS encoding MEDS domain-containing protein, whose product MRSARTLATFDDVELGDHVCWHTDPAAAAPADVLAYVADGALYGDKIVVVGSAGAVSGLARDAVPSASVILDFPRVADLDSVLAAVRREARTAAREGYRSVRVLTERVPATAPSGTEDLLAQELKLDEFASESNAIVLCAFQPSQWDAPTLEHVAGVHPHEMGRRAARPAFRMYSTGADSWSVDGVIDSECADTFNLAVRAAVRFSPKMTLRFDTLDMIDAAGMHALVDAARHLPDRRIVVEGANETVRLCWDLAGYATPGLPVVMAA is encoded by the coding sequence GTGAGATCGGCGCGGACGTTGGCCACGTTCGACGACGTCGAGCTCGGCGACCATGTCTGCTGGCACACGGACCCAGCCGCCGCGGCCCCGGCCGACGTACTCGCCTACGTGGCCGACGGCGCCCTGTACGGCGACAAGATCGTGGTGGTCGGATCCGCCGGTGCCGTCTCCGGTCTGGCCCGTGACGCGGTGCCGTCCGCCTCGGTGATTCTCGACTTTCCCCGCGTTGCGGATCTCGACTCCGTCCTGGCCGCGGTGCGCCGGGAAGCCCGTACCGCGGCCCGCGAGGGCTACCGGTCGGTGCGCGTGCTGACGGAGCGGGTGCCTGCGACAGCGCCCAGCGGGACCGAGGACCTGCTGGCCCAGGAACTGAAGCTCGACGAGTTCGCCTCGGAGAGCAACGCCATCGTGCTCTGCGCCTTCCAGCCGTCACAGTGGGACGCGCCTACTCTGGAACATGTGGCAGGTGTGCACCCGCACGAGATGGGCAGGCGCGCTGCACGTCCGGCTTTCCGGATGTACAGCACGGGTGCCGACAGCTGGAGCGTTGACGGAGTGATCGATTCGGAGTGCGCGGACACCTTCAACCTCGCGGTACGCGCGGCGGTCCGGTTCTCACCCAAGATGACGCTGCGCTTCGACACTCTGGACATGATCGACGCCGCTGGTATGCACGCCCTGGTCGACGCCGCGCGTCACCTGCCGGACCGCCGGATCGTCGTGGAGGGCGCCAACGAGACCGTACGGCTGTGCTGGGACCTCGCCGGCTACGCGACACCCGGACTGCCGGTGGTGATGGCCGCATGA
- a CDS encoding HAMP domain-containing sensor histidine kinase, whose amino-acid sequence MSLFWRIFALNAVVLGSATALLLWAPVTVSVPVVLTEAIILVAGLVVMLVANAALLRIGLAPLDRLTRLMTTVDLLRPGQRLPEGGRGETAELIRTFNAMIERLEHERASSSARALFAQEAERRRIAQELHDEVGQTMTAILLALERAAAEADEPLRGELRQAQEITRGSLDEVRRLVRRLRPGVLEDLGLVSALTSLTGEFATHVGLRVVRRFDTGLPLLDQQTELVLYRVAQEALTNAARHAEAGQVEVSLRHTGEEVTLAVVDDGRGTGAASEGAGMRGMRERALLIGATLDVTSQPQAGTTVRLTVPHLRKQP is encoded by the coding sequence GTGTCCCTGTTCTGGCGGATCTTCGCGCTCAACGCGGTCGTGCTGGGAAGCGCCACCGCGCTGCTGCTGTGGGCTCCGGTGACGGTGTCCGTGCCGGTGGTGCTGACCGAGGCGATCATCCTCGTGGCCGGTCTGGTCGTCATGCTCGTCGCCAACGCGGCCCTGCTGCGGATCGGCCTGGCACCGCTCGACCGTCTCACACGGCTGATGACCACCGTCGATCTGCTGCGCCCCGGGCAACGGCTGCCGGAAGGGGGCCGTGGCGAGACCGCCGAACTGATCCGCACCTTCAACGCCATGATCGAGCGCCTCGAACACGAACGGGCCTCCAGTAGCGCCCGCGCCCTGTTCGCACAGGAAGCGGAGCGGCGCCGCATCGCCCAGGAACTGCACGACGAGGTGGGCCAGACCATGACCGCGATCCTGCTCGCGTTGGAGCGGGCCGCCGCCGAGGCGGACGAACCCCTGCGCGGTGAACTGCGGCAGGCGCAGGAGATCACCCGGGGGAGCCTGGACGAGGTACGGCGTCTGGTACGGCGGCTGCGGCCGGGCGTGCTCGAGGACCTCGGTCTGGTCAGCGCCCTGACCTCCCTGACCGGCGAGTTCGCCACCCACGTAGGGCTGCGCGTGGTCCGCCGCTTCGACACCGGCCTGCCCCTGCTGGACCAGCAGACGGAACTGGTGCTGTACCGCGTCGCACAGGAAGCGCTGACCAACGCGGCCCGCCATGCCGAGGCCGGCCAGGTCGAGGTGAGTCTGCGGCACACCGGCGAGGAGGTGACGCTGGCCGTCGTCGACGACGGCCGTGGCACCGGGGCCGCCAGCGAAGGTGCCGGGATGCGCGGAATGCGGGAACGGGCCCTGCTGATCGGAGCCACCCTGGATGTCACCTCGCAGCCGCAGGCCGGTACGACGGTCCGGCTGACCGTGCCCCACCTCAGGAAGCAGCCATGA
- the secD gene encoding protein translocase subunit SecD, whose amino-acid sequence MNRSPHIRGLIALAAVALSLYVALTVPVHLGLDLRGGTQIVLETRPTAAADAGEEATDRTVEVLRGRIDALGVAEPTIARSGNDRIVVELPGLQDPREAADVLGRTAQLTFHQVLGAAAGPDSLPEPLPERPREQVLADESGRHLRLGTAALTGKDVEKAAARFDQQGGGWHVTVDFEGAGERGWARLTGEAACHAAGDPSRRVAIVLDDTIISSPQVDPSIACGSGISGGSTRITGTFDDREAKDLALLINGGALPVPVETIEQRTVGPTLGAEAITASAWAAVIGTVLTSLFIIAVYRIMGVLATVALACYGLISYAALAALGATLTLPGLAGFVLAIGMAVDANVLVFERAREEYASHGRPTPRSSLAAGFRRAFSAIADSNITTLIAAGLLFFLGSGPVRGFGVTLGIGVLASMLSALVVTRALAEYVVARPRLRRRPRLTGIAHTGTVRDRLSRADPNLMRHPRRWLAVSAGVLVLAASGIVARGLDLGVEFTGGRLIEYTTATPVDADRARSALADAGFPRAVVQSSGDNQLTVRTHQLTNAQAVAITDTVTDLAPRADKIRDEAIGPSLGKELRHGALTALVVALIAQLVYLAARFRWLLGTSAVAALAHDVVILIGVFAWLGKSVDGVFLAALLTVIGYSVNDSVVVFDRLRELGRSEKKRSFARNANQALVQTLPRTVNTGMGAAFILSALAVLGGDTLTDFALALLIGLVVGTYSSMFTATPLAIELHRHRTQVARSPHPESGIVSCGGAR is encoded by the coding sequence GTGAACCGATCCCCGCACATCAGAGGACTGATCGCCCTCGCTGCCGTAGCCCTGTCCCTGTACGTCGCCCTCACCGTGCCCGTCCACCTCGGACTCGATCTGCGGGGCGGCACCCAGATCGTGCTGGAAACCCGCCCCACCGCCGCTGCCGACGCCGGCGAAGAGGCGACGGACCGCACCGTGGAGGTGCTGCGCGGCCGTATCGACGCGCTCGGTGTCGCCGAACCCACCATCGCGCGCTCCGGCAACGACCGGATTGTCGTCGAACTGCCCGGCCTGCAGGATCCCCGTGAGGCGGCCGACGTGCTCGGCCGCACCGCCCAGCTCACCTTCCACCAGGTACTCGGTGCGGCCGCCGGCCCGGACAGCCTGCCCGAACCGCTGCCCGAACGGCCCCGCGAGCAGGTGCTGGCCGACGAGTCCGGCCGACACCTGCGCCTTGGGACGGCCGCGCTGACCGGCAAGGACGTCGAGAAGGCAGCCGCCCGCTTCGACCAGCAGGGCGGCGGATGGCACGTCACCGTCGACTTCGAAGGAGCGGGTGAAAGGGGCTGGGCCCGCCTGACCGGCGAGGCCGCATGCCACGCGGCCGGGGATCCGTCCCGCCGGGTCGCCATCGTCCTGGACGACACAATCATCTCTTCGCCGCAGGTCGACCCGTCCATCGCCTGCGGGTCCGGCATCAGCGGCGGTTCCACCCGGATCACCGGAACCTTCGACGACCGCGAAGCCAAGGACCTGGCGCTGCTCATCAACGGAGGCGCCCTCCCGGTGCCGGTCGAGACGATCGAGCAGCGCACCGTCGGCCCCACGCTGGGCGCCGAAGCCATCACCGCCAGCGCCTGGGCCGCCGTCATCGGCACCGTGCTGACCTCGCTGTTCATCATCGCCGTCTACCGGATCATGGGCGTCCTGGCGACGGTGGCCCTGGCCTGTTACGGCCTCATCTCCTACGCGGCCCTCGCAGCCCTCGGCGCCACCCTCACCCTGCCTGGCCTCGCCGGCTTCGTGCTGGCCATCGGCATGGCGGTCGACGCCAACGTGCTCGTCTTCGAACGCGCTCGCGAGGAGTACGCCTCCCACGGCCGGCCCACCCCGAGGTCGTCGTTGGCCGCCGGGTTCCGCAGGGCCTTCAGCGCGATCGCCGACTCCAACATCACCACCTTGATCGCCGCCGGCCTGTTGTTCTTCCTCGGCTCGGGCCCCGTACGCGGGTTCGGTGTCACGCTGGGTATCGGCGTCCTCGCCTCCATGCTGAGCGCTCTGGTCGTCACCCGTGCCCTCGCCGAGTACGTCGTCGCCCGTCCCCGTCTGCGACGCCGCCCCCGCCTCACCGGCATCGCGCACACCGGCACCGTCCGCGACCGCCTGAGCCGCGCCGACCCGAACCTGATGCGCCATCCGCGGCGATGGCTGGCCGTGTCAGCCGGCGTCCTCGTCCTCGCTGCTTCGGGCATCGTGGCGCGCGGCCTCGACCTCGGTGTCGAATTCACCGGCGGCCGCCTCATCGAATACACCACGGCCACCCCCGTCGACGCCGACCGGGCCCGCAGCGCGCTCGCCGACGCAGGGTTCCCCCGGGCCGTCGTGCAGAGCTCCGGCGACAACCAACTCACCGTCCGCACCCACCAGTTGACCAACGCCCAAGCAGTGGCCATCACCGACACCGTCACCGACCTGGCGCCGCGAGCCGACAAGATCCGCGACGAGGCCATCGGGCCCAGCCTCGGCAAGGAACTGCGGCACGGCGCCCTGACCGCCCTCGTCGTCGCCCTCATCGCCCAGCTCGTCTATCTCGCGGCACGCTTCCGCTGGCTGCTGGGAACCTCCGCGGTCGCCGCCCTCGCCCATGACGTCGTGATCCTCATCGGCGTCTTCGCCTGGCTCGGCAAGTCCGTCGACGGCGTCTTCCTGGCCGCGCTGCTGACGGTCATCGGCTACTCCGTCAATGACTCCGTCGTCGTCTTCGACCGGCTCAGGGAACTGGGCCGGAGCGAGAAGAAGAGGTCATTCGCGCGCAACGCCAACCAGGCTCTTGTGCAGACCCTTCCCCGCACCGTCAACACCGGCATGGGTGCCGCGTTCATCCTCAGCGCACTGGCCGTCCTCGGCGGCGACACCCTGACCGACTTCGCTCTCGCCCTCCTCATCGGCCTCGTGGTGGGCACCTACTCCTCGATGTTCACAGCCACACCACTGGCCATAGAACTGCACAGGCACCGCACCCAGGTGGCGCGTTCACCGCATCCGGAGTCCGGGATCGTCAGCTGTGGTGGGGCACGTTGA
- a CDS encoding NUDIX domain-containing protein: MPSVSLRHAVRAIILDADNCILLCRFAIPEPVGTVVWAAPGGGVEPQETLLAALHRELQEEVGLTVTTPPPHVWHQEVVAPGHAAGYDGVVNDYFLVRTARFSPRGTLSDDELAAENISGLKWWHPREIAGYDGPDLFSPRDLATPLTALITSGVPAEPVLLGL; encoded by the coding sequence ATGCCGTCCGTGAGTCTGCGCCACGCAGTGCGCGCGATCATCCTCGATGCGGACAACTGCATCCTTCTCTGCCGGTTCGCGATTCCCGAACCTGTGGGAACGGTCGTGTGGGCAGCTCCCGGCGGAGGCGTCGAGCCGCAGGAGACCCTCCTCGCCGCACTGCACCGCGAACTGCAGGAGGAGGTGGGACTCACGGTCACGACCCCTCCACCCCACGTGTGGCACCAGGAAGTCGTGGCACCGGGACACGCCGCGGGCTACGACGGCGTCGTGAACGACTACTTCCTCGTACGCACGGCCCGGTTCAGTCCTCGCGGAACGCTGTCCGACGACGAGCTCGCCGCCGAGAACATCAGCGGCCTGAAGTGGTGGCACCCGCGTGAGATCGCCGGCTACGACGGTCCCGACCTGTTCTCGCCCCGCGACCTCGCGACTCCGTTGACGGCCCTGATCACCTCCGGTGTTCCGGCCGAGCCGGTCCTGCTCGGGCTCTGA
- a CDS encoding sensor histidine kinase, giving the protein MTSISPSMPPGEAEPFFRHELYPYRGDAQFLSGTLGYIHEALEGGEAVVVAVPSDKVSLLRGELAEESAVTFVDTTALGPNPGRLVGAWVAWMEERGAGNRPVRGIGETAWREARSAAHLSELRYHEWLLNRAFARSSAWSMLCPYDNADDDQSALQSLSRCHPLIRQDSHYVRNEGYLTAGEYPFDALNPPCDPFQELSYTHGDLAAIRSKVAQCAADAGVREDKQHKLAVAVTEIATNSIRHGGGGGTLRTWTQDSTFLCEFRDAGYIADVMAGRARPTVDQIGGRGLWLVHQLCDLVEIRSTRDHGTTIRIHINVPHHS; this is encoded by the coding sequence ATGACCTCGATCTCGCCGTCAATGCCGCCCGGGGAGGCCGAGCCGTTCTTCCGCCACGAGCTCTACCCCTATCGCGGGGACGCGCAGTTCCTGTCCGGGACGCTGGGATACATCCACGAGGCCCTGGAAGGCGGCGAGGCCGTGGTCGTCGCCGTCCCTTCGGACAAGGTGTCGCTCCTGCGCGGCGAACTCGCCGAGGAGTCCGCCGTCACCTTCGTCGACACCACGGCGCTCGGACCCAACCCCGGCCGGCTCGTCGGCGCCTGGGTGGCGTGGATGGAGGAGCGCGGCGCGGGCAACAGGCCGGTGCGGGGCATCGGGGAGACGGCCTGGCGCGAGGCCCGCAGCGCCGCGCACCTCTCTGAACTGCGCTACCACGAGTGGCTCTTGAACCGGGCCTTCGCCCGCAGCTCCGCCTGGTCGATGCTGTGCCCTTACGACAATGCCGACGACGACCAGAGCGCTCTGCAGTCCTTGTCCCGCTGCCACCCGCTGATCCGCCAGGACAGCCACTACGTCCGCAACGAGGGCTACCTCACGGCCGGCGAGTATCCCTTCGACGCCCTGAATCCCCCGTGCGATCCCTTCCAGGAACTGAGCTACACACATGGCGACCTGGCCGCGATCCGCTCGAAGGTCGCCCAGTGCGCGGCGGACGCGGGCGTCCGGGAGGATAAGCAGCACAAGCTGGCCGTCGCCGTCACAGAGATCGCCACGAACAGCATCCGGCACGGTGGGGGCGGCGGGACCCTGCGCACCTGGACCCAGGACTCGACGTTCCTGTGTGAGTTCCGCGACGCCGGCTACATCGCCGACGTGATGGCCGGCCGTGCCCGCCCCACCGTCGACCAGATCGGCGGCCGCGGCCTGTGGCTGGTCCACCAGCTGTGCGACCTGGTCGAGATCCGCTCCACCCGGGACCACGGCACCACCATCCGCATCCACATCAACGTGCCCCACCACAGCTGA
- a CDS encoding TraR/DksA family transcriptional regulator, with the protein MSLDTPRTETRPERLTAHEALQRLEHERAARLTQLHAIVEAAPDAEEQVMCTQKDTVRRVLAEVEAAFARVQDGSYGVCRTCSRPIPVERLEILPYTPFCVPCQRNAA; encoded by the coding sequence ATGTCACTCGACACGCCCCGGACCGAGACCCGTCCTGAGCGGCTGACGGCGCACGAGGCACTTCAGCGCCTCGAACACGAACGTGCCGCCCGTCTCACCCAGTTGCACGCCATCGTCGAGGCCGCGCCCGACGCGGAGGAACAGGTGATGTGCACGCAGAAGGACACCGTCCGGCGAGTCCTCGCCGAGGTCGAGGCCGCCTTCGCCCGCGTTCAGGACGGCAGTTACGGCGTCTGCCGGACCTGCTCCAGGCCGATCCCGGTCGAGCGCCTGGAGATCCTGCCCTACACGCCGTTCTGTGTGCCCTGCCAGCGCAACGCCGCCTGA